The genomic region GCGTCGAACGCTACACCGAGCTTGGGGTCGATGTGGTGCAAGGCTATGCCCGGATCGTCGATCCCTGGACGGTCGAAATCGCGCGCAATAACGGCGAAATCCAGCGGCTCACGACGCGCGCGATCGTCGTCGCGGCAGGGGCGGAGCCGGTCGTCCCCGATCTGCCTGGGCTTGCCGACTCGGGGTATCTGACCAGCGATACGCTGTGGGAGGAATTTGCTGCGCGTGACACCATGCCGCAGCGCATCATCATCCTGGGCGGCGGGCCGATCGGTTCGGAACTGTCTCAGGCTTTCGCGCGGCTCGGCGCCGACGTCGCGCAGGTCGAACGCGGCGCTCGTCTGCTGCCGCGCGAGGACGATGAGGTGTCGCAGCTGGCGCGCGATGCGCTCGAAGGCGCTGGCGTCGAGGTCTTGACCGGGCATGAAGCCTTGCGCGTCGAAGGGACCGAGGGCGATCGGCACCTGATCGTTCGCGATGCCAGCGGCGAACGCGCGATCGCATTCGACGCGCTGATCGTCGCGGTCGGGCGCAAGGCGCGCCTGTCGGGCTATGGGCTCGAGGATATCGGCATCGAAACGCAGCGCACCGTCGTCACCGACGAATATCTCGCGACCGTCTATCCCAATATCTATGCCGCGGGCGATGTCGCCGGACCCTATCAGTTCACGCATAGCGCGGCGCACCAGGCCTGGTACGCCAGCGTCAACGCGCTGTTCGGCCAGTTCCGGCGCTTCAAGGCGGATTATCGCGTCATCCCGTGGACGACCTTCATCGACCCCGAAGTCGCTCGCGTCGGGCTCAGCGAGGCCGAGGCGATCGAGAAGGGCGTTGCTTTCGAAGTCACACGCTATCCGCTCCACGAACTCGACCGCGCGATCGCGGACTCGGCGACAACGGGTTTCGTCAAGGTCCTGACCCCGCCGGGCAAGGACCGGATCCTCGGGGTCACGATCGTTGGCGAACATGCCGGCGAACTGCTTGCCGAATATGTGCTCGCCATGAAGCATGGTCTGGGCCTCGGAAAGATTCTCGGGACCATCCACACCTATCCGACGATGGCCGAGGCGAACAAATATGCCGCGGGCGAGTGGAAGCGGGCGCATGCGCCCGAGCGCCTCCTCAAGCTGGTCGGGCGCTATCATGACTGGCGGCGCGGATGAGGCGTGACGGGAAATTGTCGCAGCGGTGTAACCGTGCGGGAAAAGGCTTCGAACCTGCAAAGATGCGCGGCCTGTTTTTCCTTTTGCTGATCCTGTTTGCAGGCGTGACCGCCACGGTGATGCCCGCAAGCGGTTTTGATGCCATATCCAGCGCGCAATGCTGCGAAAGCGGCTGCCCTCTGCCTGACGGCTGTGAGCAAGCCTCGATGGCGTGCAAGCGCGCCTGTTCGGCCGCAATTCTCCCCGCCAACCCACAACCGGACGCGCCGGCGCCACTTGCCTTCACCGAGCGCGATGCGGCGGTTCGCTTGAATTCCTTGACGCGAAATCCACCCGTTCCCCCGCCGCGCGGCTTCGCGATATCCGACTTCAACAAATCGACATCAGGAGAATTGACATGAAATTTGCTGCAAAACTTATCGCCATCACGGCGCTGCTGTCTTCGGGAACCGCCTATGCGGCGGCTCCTGTGGCCGTGGTCCAGGCCTGCTGCGCGCTTGCCGCGTGCTGCGGTTTGCCGTGCTGCTAAGACTCTAGGCGGGCGGGGGCCGGGCATCCGGCCCCCGCCCAAGCGCGCGAAGGTGCGCTCAATCTCGAAAAGAAGGACGACCGATGAAAGCCCAATCGCTGCTCTTGCTCCGGATCGGAACCGGATTGCTGCTCGTCGTGTGGGGCATGATCCGCCTCGCCAGCCCCGACAAGGGCGCGGGCGTCAGCGTCAAATATTATGCCGGGCTCGGCGCCAGCGATACGATCCAGCTCGTCTGGGGCGCGATCCTGCTGGTCGTCGGATTGCTCACGATTCTCGGGCTCTTCCGCCGGTTCGCCTATACAGCGCAAGCGGTCATTCTGGTGACGGGGGCGCTTTCGATATGGAAATATCTGCTCGACCCCCTCGGTCTCTGGCTCCTTGATCGTGACAGCAGCCAGGTCCTTTTCTTTCCGTCCCTCGCGGTCGCCGGCGCGACCCTCGTGCTGCTCGCTTTTCGCGACGAAGACCGGATTGCGCTCGATCGCATGCTGGCGCGGCGCGGCTAGCGGGCGCGTTCGAGCATCGCCACAATCTCGTCCTCACGCGTCGCGGCGCTTGCCGCGACGCGCAGCGAGCCTTTGTAGATGTGGAGCATGCCATAGCGCTTCGCACCGATCCGTTTCCAATCGGCATCGGTCGTCTTTTCGCCGATGCGCAAGAAGAGGGTGTCGCGGTACCGTTCGCGCTGCAGCAGCCCCGACAGGACGGGGCCGCGCACGCGGCATGGCAGGCACCAGGGCGCATAGGTTTCGACGACGATGGTTCGTCCTTCGCGTTGCGCCTCGGTGAATCGGACCGCGTCGAAGGCCGTGGGGCTTGCGGAAGCCGCGCTCACGGCGCCCGGGGTTGCGGCGAGCAGAATTCCAAGCGCGGGCCAGATGGGCGCCATATACGCATCTCCTTCGTCATCAATACGCCCGGGGCCGCGCGCCGGTTACAGGACGTCGCCCCAAATCGGCATTGCAGCGACTGTAAGGAATGGCGCCGCACGGCGACCAACAGGCGAAAAATCAGAAAAATGCGCAACGGCGCCTTGTCCATGGAGTAAAACTTGACCCTTTTCCCGCGTCTCACGGCCGGTGCAACTGCATCGGTCCTTGCAATCGGCTTCGCGCTTCCCGCCGCGGCGCAGCAGGCCGGCATCCAGATTGCCGTGGTCGCCGACGATGGGCGCCCCTTGGCGGATATCGACGTGCTGGTCGAGAACCCGGGCATCGGCTTGCGCCGGGTTGTGCGAAGCGACGCACAGGGACTGGCGCGGATCGAAGGACTGACTACCGCCGGCGAATATCGCGTGTCGGCGCTGGCAAACGAGCGCTTTGAGTCCGGGGAGCCCGCGCGCCTTTCGTTGCGTGCCAATTTTTCGAGCAGCGTGACGCTGCGGCTTGCCCCCGCCGGGGCCGCGATTGTCGTGACCGGCAAGCGCGGCATCACCGCGCTCAACAGCGTCAACGCCGAGGTGTCGGCATCGCTCGGCGAAGAGGAGCTTGCCGCGCTGCCGATCGAGGGGCGCGACGTGCTCGGCGCGCTGGTCCGGCTCCCGGGCGTCGTACCGTCAACCGGCTTCTTCCCCGAAGCGCCGTCGATATCGATCAACGGGTCGAACGGCCTCGACACCAATTATCTGATCGACGGGCTCGACAATAACGAGAATTTCCTCGGCGGGATCAAATTCCCGGTGCCGCTCGGCTTCACGCGCGAAGTGACCGTGCTCGCGAACAGCTATTCGGCGGCCTATGGCCGCACCGCCAACGGCATCGTCAACTATACGACGCCATCGGGCACCAATGATTATCATGGCGAAGTCTATGCGCTGGTACGGCCGGGGCGTCCGTTCGATGCCCGCTCGCCCTTTCCGCGCCGCGACCTTTCGGGCAACGCGGTCGGTGAGAGCTTCGAGCGCTATCAGGCCGGTGCGAGCCTTGGCGGACCGATCGCGCGCGACCGTACCTTCTTTTACGCCAATTTCGAATATACGCGCGATCGCAATGTCCAGATCGTCGATGCGCCCGCGCTCGGCACCGTTGCCAATGTGACCGGCAACAACCAATTCTACCTCGGTTCGGTGCGGCTCGATCACCGCCTGACCGACGATTGGACGGTCGGGCTGCGCGCCAATGTCGGCCGCGTTACCATCGATCGCCCCGGCGGGGCGCTCGGCGGCGGCAATGTCACCTTTCCGTCGGCGGGGTCGGACCAGGACCGCTTCTCGACCCTGGTTGCGGCGACCGCGAGCTATTCGGGCGATGTCTGGAGCTATGACGGCGCGCTCCAGTTCAGCCGCTTTCGCTGGAATTACGGCAAGCCGAAAGGGCCCGCGGGACCGCAGGTCGCCATCCGCGATCCGAGCGGGCTCACGGTCGGCGTCGTCGGCCACCCGGGTTTTGTCTTCGACGATGTCGAGGAGAGCTGGCAGACGACGCACCGCTTGCAGCGGCGGCTCGGCAACCACCGCTTGCGCTTCGGCGCCGACCTCATCCATTCCGATTTTTCGCTTCTCGGAGGCGGCAATCCCGACGGCAACTACACCGTCGATCTCACCGCTGCCCAGCTTGCCGCAATTGCGGCGGGTGGACAGGGACTCGCGTTGTCGGCAGGCGATGTCCTCGCGCTCGATCCCGCGGTCGCCAATTATTCGGTGGAGCTCAGGCCGCAGTCCTTCGGCACCGGTCAGACCCAGGTCGCCTTCTATGTCGAGGATGAGTGGCAATTGTCGCCGCGCCTCACCGCGACCCTTGGCGTGCGCTGGGACTATGACAGCCTGACCGCCAAGGGCGGCGGGGATGGCGATTATGACAATGTCGCGCCGCGCTTTGCGCTCAACTACCGGCCTGATGCGCGCTCGACATTGCGCTTCGGCGCGGGCATCTTCACCGGCAAGCTCTCCTACGCAGTGATTTCGGACGCGCTCCAGCGCAATACAACCTCGGCTGGATTTCTGACCCAGCTGGGGTCACTGCAGGCGCAAGGCTTGATTCCGGCGGGTACCAATCTGTCCGCCTTGACCTTCGACGGCAATCTTGGCGTGTCGCCGCCCTGTACGACGGTCTCGGCCTGCCCGACCCCCGCGGAGGTTCAGGCGTTGCGCGGGACCGCGACCCTTGGCGAAGCGCGCATCCTCAGCCCGACCGGTTATCGCAGCCCGTGGAGTCTCCAGCTGAGCGGCGGCTATCAATATCAGGCGAACGACACGCTGACCCTGAGCGCCGACGTCATCTATAGCCGCACGCACAATCTCGCCCGGCTCCGCGACCTCAACGCGCCCGCGCCCTTCACGCCCAATCTTGCCAATTTGACCGCCGCAAATATCGCGTTGCTGCGGGCACAGGCTGACAATGCGGCGCGGTTCGCGCTCGCCGAGACGCTCGGTCTTGTTCGCTCGCAGGCGGCCGCCGACGCGACGCGGCCGGTGGCGCTCGTGCCCGGCGGGGCGCGCCAGATCACCGTGTCGGAAACCGCGGGCGAGTCTGAATATAAGGCGCTGATCCTGCAGCTCGCCAAGGCACGCGGCAGCGATGCTTACGCGTTCCGCTTATCTTATACCTTGTCGAAGCTCAGCAACGATACCGACGACATCAACTTCCGGGCCTCCAATTCCAACGATTTTTCGGCCGAATGGGGACCGTCGGCCAACGACCGCCGCCACGTTATCTCGGCGGTCGGCTATCTCTATCCGCTTGAGGGTCTGACGCTGAGCGTCGCCGGTCTTTTCCAGTCCGGCCAGCCGGTGAACCTCGTCCCCGACGCGCGGATCTTCGGGACGCAGGATCTCAATGGCGACGGCGCCTCGTTCGGCGAGAATTTCCTCGGCAATTCGGACCGTTATCCGGGCGCCGCGCGCAATTCGGCGCGGCTGCCCTGGTCGGCGACGGTCGATGTCGGGGTGCGTTATGCGGTTCCGGCCTTCGACGGCCGGATCGAGCTCAGCGCCGATGTCTTCAACCTCTTCAACGCCAACAATGAATCGGGCTTTGCGAATGCCGCGACAACGTCCAATCAGGTGCAGTTCGGAGGCGGGGCGCCCTTCGTGCAGCGCAATGCCGGGCCGCCGCGCCAGTTCCAATTCGGCGCGGCATGGAAATTCTAGGGGAGGAAAAGGCGGATGGCATGGCTTGCAAACCTGCAGGGGCTTGTCGGCCTGACGGTGATTCTACTGCTGGCCTGGCTGCTCTCCGAGGATCGCCGCGCGCGGCCCGGCTGGCGCTGGATCGGCGGCGCGCTGCTGCTCCAGCTCGCCATCGCCTTCGCGGTGACCCGTATCCCCTTCGTCTGGACCCTCGTCGGTTTTGCCAATAGCGCGGTGGCGGCGATCGAGAAGGCGACGCTTGTCGGATCGAGCTATATGTTCGGCTATACCGGCGGCGCCCCGATTCCCTTCCTGCTCAAGCCCGGCGCCGAGCCGCCGGTCGTCATCGCCTTCCAGATCCTGCCGCTGATCATCGTCTTTTCGGCGATCTCGGCGTTGCTCTGGCACTGGGGCGTGCTGCGCGCGCTGGTTAGCGGGCTATCATGGGCGCTCCGCAAGACGCTTGGCGTTAGCGGGGTCGTCGGCCTCGGCGGCGGCGCGACGATTTTCCTGGGCGTCGTCGAATCGCCGCTTGTGCTACGCGCCTGGTTCGATCGGATGAGCCGCGCCGAACTGTTCATGATCATGGTGATGATCATGGCCACGATCTCGGGCGCGATCCTCATCCTCTATGCCACCACCCTGGCGAAGACCGTGCCGAACGCGGTCGGCCACATGATCGTCGCCTCCCTCATTTCGCTTCCCGCCGCGGTGCTGGTCGCCCGGATCATGGTGCCGGGCGACGGATCGCCGGGCGCCGATGCCGCCGAGCCCGACCTTGCCTATGAGAGCAGCATCGACGCTGTCATTCGCGGCACCATGGAGGGCGTTCAGCTCGTCCTCGCGGTGATCGGCATCATCATCGTCGTCTTCGCGCTCGTCAATCTCGCTGACCAGCTGCTCGCGCTGCTGCCGCCGGCCAATGGGGCGCCGCTGACGCTCCAGCGCCTGTTCGGCTGGCTGTTCGCCCCCGTGATGTGGGCGATCGGCATTCCCTGGGAGCAGGCGCCCGCTGCGGGCGGGCTGATGGGGACCAAGGCGATCCTCAACGAATATGTGGCTTATCTCGGCCTTGCCGCCATGCCCGCGGGAACGCTCGATCCGCGCAGCCTGCTGATCACGACCTACGCACTGAGCGGGGTCGCCAATCTCGCGAGTGTCGGCCTCCTCGTCTCGACCGTCGCGACGCTGGCGCCGGCGCGCCGCCGCGATGTCGCCGAGCTCGGGATGAAGAGCTGGGTCGCAGGCAATATGGCATCGGCGATGACCGGCGCGGTCATCGGGCTCGTGACCTGGGCCTAGGACGATGTTCGACGCCCGCCTTCGTCCGCTTATCGACCCGCCGCTCAATGCGATGGGCCGATGGCTTGCGCGTCGCGGCATCGGCGCCGACGCGATAAGTCTCATGGGTATCCTGCTTGGCCTTGCGGCCGCGGCAGCGATTGCGCTTGCCGACTATCATGCAGGCCTCGCGCTGATCCTCGCCAATCGCCTTCTTGATGGCCTTGACGGCGCGGTCGCAAGGGCGACGAGGCTGACCGACTTTGGCGGCTTTCTCGATATTGTGGGCGACTTCATCTTCTATGTCGCAGTTCCGGTGGGCTTCGGAATCGCCGACCCCGACAATCTCTTGCCGGCGCTGGTGCTAGTCGCGGCCTTTGCCGTCACTGGGACCAGCTTTCTCGCCTATGCGACGCTTGCGGCGAAACAGGGCCTTGAAACCCAGGCCCATGGCCGGAAAAGCTTCTTCTACAACAGCGGCCTGGCCGAAGGCAGCGAGACGATCCTGTGCTTCATCCTCATGGCCATTTTCCCCTCCTATTTCGTACCGCTCGCCTGGGGTTTTGCAGCTTTGTGCCTCCTGACCGTAATACAACGAACCTGGATAGCGCGGCAGGTTTTTGGCTCGCCTGACAAGGAGAAATAGCATGCCTGTCTTTCCATCGATCGAAGGCGAGCCAGCGCTCGACAAGCTCTTTCGCCGCTTTCCGCACGCGGTCCTGCCTTTGCTCGAATATCACGACAGGGTGCTGCGCGACCCCTCGCCGCTGACGGTCGCGGAACGCGAACTGATCGCTGCCTATGTATCGGGTCTCAACGCCTGCACCTATTGCCATGGCGCGCATGTCGTCGCGGCGCGCGCCTTTGGCATCGACTCAGAAATTTTCGAGGATCTGATGGCCGACGCTGCGTCGAGCAAGATCGACGAGCGGCTGAAGCCCTTGCTGGCCTATGTCGCCAAGCTCACGCGCAATCCCAGCCAGATGTGCGACGCCGACGCCGAGCCGGTTTACGCGGCTGGCTGGAGCGAGGAGGCGCTATTCGACGCGATCAGCATCTGCGCGCTGTTCAACTTCATGAACCGCATCGTCGAAGGCGCAGGGATCAAGGGCAACCCGCTCGCCGCAGACCGCGCGGAAATCGAGGCCCGCATGGAGCGTATGGGCGGAGCGACCAGTGATCCGCATCGCGGCGAACCCATCTATGCGCGCCTTGCCGCGCGGTGGGGCATCGAGCCGGGGCGCAAGGATTGAGCCATCGCTCCCGCTTATTCGGGACCACCGCCCGGTGACGCTTCCCTCTTCCCCAGACAGGATCGTGCCGTAATCCCGGATTTATCGGTCGACGCAGGACCTGACGGCTCGGCTTCAGATTGGCTCTTGCCCCTCAGCGCGTCGATGTCGGGGGTTGAGTAGCAACGGAACAGAAAACCTACATAAGGCGCGGCTTCAGGCATCGTCGATGCCCGTGACGCTGGGATCACGGAGCGGCCGCAGCTCGCCGCGCGCGACCATGTCGGGGATGGTGAAGGCGTAGCGCCCGAGCATGTTGATGTGTTGGGAGCCGAGCGGCGAGAGGCGCGCGACGTCCTCGTCGAGGATCACATGACCTTCGGTGCGGAGCTGGTTGAGCGCGGCGTCGATGTAGATCGTGTTCCAGAGCACGACCAGATTGACGACGAGCCCAAGCGCGCCGAGTTGATCTTCTTGCCCTTCGCGGTAACGCTGACGAAGCTCACCGCGCTTGCCGTGGAATACGGTGCGGGCGAGCTGGTGACGGCTCTCGCCCCGGTTGAGCTGGACCAGGATGCGTCGCCGGTAGGTTTCGTCATCGATGAACCGCAGCATGTAGAGCGACTTGATGAGGCGGCCAAGTTCCTGGAGCGCGCGCGCTAGCTTGGTCGGGCGATCGTTGGTCTGAAGGACACGGGTGAGCCCAGTCGCGCGCACGACGCCGAGTTTCAGCGATCCGGCCAGGCGCAGCAGGTCATCCCAGTGCTCGACGATCAGCTTGGTGTTGATCCTGTTCGACGCGAGGTCGTCCAGCACACCGTAATCGGCCTTTCCATCGACACGCCAGAACCGCGCGCCGCCGATATCGGCGATGCGCGGCGAGAACTGGAGCCCGAGGAGGTAGAAAACGCCGAAAATTGTGTCGGTATAGCCGGCCGTATCGGTCATGATTTCGCTTGGCCGCAATTCGGTTTCCTGGTCGAGCACGACCGCCAGCAGATGGAGGCTGTCGCGCAACGTACCGGGGACCGTCACGGCATTCAGCCCGGAAAAACGGTCGGAAACCAGATTGTACCAGGTGACGCCGCGTTCGCGCCCGAAATAGCGCGGGTTCGGGCCGGCGTGGATCGTGCGGACCGGCACGGTGAATCGCAGCCCATCGGCCGAGGCGACCTCGCCGCCGCCCCAGGCACGGGTCAGTGGAATCCTGTTATGCGCGGCGACCAGTAGCGCGTTGGCCGCCGTCAGCGTTTCGGCCCGCATGAAGTTCTGCTTCACCCAGCTCAGCCGCGACCGGCGCAAGGCGGGGACCTCCGAGCGGACAAGCGGCTCGAACCCGGTATTGGTTGCCTCCGCGACAAGCACTGCACAGATCGTGGTCGCTATATCCTCAGCGCGCGCATTGCCCTCACTGGCATGAGTGAACGCTGCCCCGAACCCCGTTCGCGCGTGCATCTCCAGGATCAGCTCGGGGAGATCGAGCCGCGGCAGTCGCGCATCGATCGCATTATGCAGGTTGGTGAGGCTCAATGGCTCGTCGATCTTATCGAGCGGTGCGATTGATAGGTCGGCGGCGCTCGCGGTCTTCGTAATTGTCACGGCATCGTTGTCCGGCACGCGCGCGGCTGTTTCGCGGTAGGCAAGATCGAGCCGCGCCGAAAGTTTGGCGATTTCCTCGTCGCCAGCGACCGCCACGCCGACCGTGCGGCATACCGTCGGTCGCGCCGCCTCCCAGCCAGCTCCCGTCAGTAGGCCCTTGCGAGGATCGGCATAGCGAAGTGAGCGAACGGGAAAGACGTCGCGGCGACGGATGGCGCGGCGTAGTCGGTCGAGCGTACAAAGCCGGTATCCGATCAGATCGAATGCACCGTCCGCGGTCTTCAGCTGGCGGGCCCAGGCCTTGGGTACGAAAGATGTTGGTACCGGTCCACGGCGCTTTTCACCCTGGTGAACTCTCCGCAGGTGATCGACCGCGTCCAACAGCGGCTGCCCCGCTGGCGCCGCCGCAAGATCGAGCCCAGCAAGCATCTTCGGCAGATAGCGCATCGTGCCAGTCTGCTGGCGCAACTCGACGAAGTAGCTCTCGTCGGTCGGCCGGGCGAGCAGGTTCACCTGCGCGACGGCCTCGGTCAGCGCTGCCCGGTCGACGAGCGCGAACACGGCTGCGCGGACCTCGGTGTCGCCGATACTGTCATCGAGCAGCACCGCCCCGACATCGCGAAGCCGGAGCGATGCGGCGTCGAGATCGCGCAGTGAGCGCATCCGCGCCTCCTTGGCGTTGATGCGCGCATTGGAGAACATCTTGGTCGACACGGCGTCGAACAGGTCGATGACATCGTCGCTGGCCGACGCTTCAAGCGTCCGGATGAAGGCAACCAGGGTCGCCGCGCGGCGATCGTCCGGCAACCGGGCGACGGCCTGCGCTTTCGCGGCGCCGGCAAATCGCGCTAATGCGGCGGCCTTGCCGGGCGGTACGCGGTCGAGTTCGGGCAAGCCTGTGGTGAATGTACGGATTTCGGTCAGTCGGTCGATGGCCCGGCTGATCTCAGGGCCGCTTTGCAGATATGGCCCATCACGGAGTCGATCGAGCGGGCTTTGCCGTCCATCTTCGGCAACAGCGACGAGCGTATCGAGCCGGGTACGTTGCTCTGACGTCAGCTTGTCGACCAGGCGGCGATGGACGTGCGCGGCGACTCGCG from Sphingopyxis sp. FD7 harbors:
- a CDS encoding FAD-dependent oxidoreductase; amino-acid sequence: MNKRFVLLLLLVLALAAWVHFDLGDWLTLEALKSQQAAIDGYFRANPLLVAGLFFLVYVVLTALSVPGAAILTLAAGAIFGLYWGTLIVSFASTIGATFAFLASRYLFRDAVQARFGDRLRRVNEGIARDGAFYLFSLRLVPVFPFFAVNLLMGLTPIRTVTYFWVSQLGMFLGTIIYVNAGTQLARIDALSDIASPGLLASFAALGLLPWIGKWIMAAIKRRRVYARFNRPRRFDRNLVVIGAGAAGLVSSYIAATVKAKVTLVEASKMGGDCLNYGCVPSKALIKSARIAEQMRHADRYGLVSASPQIRFRSVMQRIHDIIAAIEPHDSVERYTELGVDVVQGYARIVDPWTVEIARNNGEIQRLTTRAIVVAAGAEPVVPDLPGLADSGYLTSDTLWEEFAARDTMPQRIIILGGGPIGSELSQAFARLGADVAQVERGARLLPREDDEVSQLARDALEGAGVEVLTGHEALRVEGTEGDRHLIVRDASGERAIAFDALIVAVGRKARLSGYGLEDIGIETQRTVVTDEYLATVYPNIYAAGDVAGPYQFTHSAAHQAWYASVNALFGQFRRFKADYRVIPWTTFIDPEVARVGLSEAEAIEKGVAFEVTRYPLHELDRAIADSATTGFVKVLTPPGKDRILGVTIVGEHAGELLAEYVLAMKHGLGLGKILGTIHTYPTMAEANKYAAGEWKRAHAPERLLKLVGRYHDWRRG
- a CDS encoding TlpA family protein disulfide reductase, producing the protein MAPIWPALGILLAATPGAVSAASASPTAFDAVRFTEAQREGRTIVVETYAPWCLPCRVRGPVLSGLLQRERYRDTLFLRIGEKTTDADWKRIGAKRYGMLHIYKGSLRVAASAATREDEIVAMLERAR
- a CDS encoding TonB-dependent receptor, translating into MTLFPRLTAGATASVLAIGFALPAAAQQAGIQIAVVADDGRPLADIDVLVENPGIGLRRVVRSDAQGLARIEGLTTAGEYRVSALANERFESGEPARLSLRANFSSSVTLRLAPAGAAIVVTGKRGITALNSVNAEVSASLGEEELAALPIEGRDVLGALVRLPGVVPSTGFFPEAPSISINGSNGLDTNYLIDGLDNNENFLGGIKFPVPLGFTREVTVLANSYSAAYGRTANGIVNYTTPSGTNDYHGEVYALVRPGRPFDARSPFPRRDLSGNAVGESFERYQAGASLGGPIARDRTFFYANFEYTRDRNVQIVDAPALGTVANVTGNNQFYLGSVRLDHRLTDDWTVGLRANVGRVTIDRPGGALGGGNVTFPSAGSDQDRFSTLVAATASYSGDVWSYDGALQFSRFRWNYGKPKGPAGPQVAIRDPSGLTVGVVGHPGFVFDDVEESWQTTHRLQRRLGNHRLRFGADLIHSDFSLLGGGNPDGNYTVDLTAAQLAAIAAGGQGLALSAGDVLALDPAVANYSVELRPQSFGTGQTQVAFYVEDEWQLSPRLTATLGVRWDYDSLTAKGGGDGDYDNVAPRFALNYRPDARSTLRFGAGIFTGKLSYAVISDALQRNTTSAGFLTQLGSLQAQGLIPAGTNLSALTFDGNLGVSPPCTTVSACPTPAEVQALRGTATLGEARILSPTGYRSPWSLQLSGGYQYQANDTLTLSADVIYSRTHNLARLRDLNAPAPFTPNLANLTAANIALLRAQADNAARFALAETLGLVRSQAAADATRPVALVPGGARQITVSETAGESEYKALILQLAKARGSDAYAFRLSYTLSKLSNDTDDINFRASNSNDFSAEWGPSANDRRHVISAVGYLYPLEGLTLSVAGLFQSGQPVNLVPDARIFGTQDLNGDGASFGENFLGNSDRYPGAARNSARLPWSATVDVGVRYAVPAFDGRIELSADVFNLFNANNESGFANAATTSNQVQFGGGAPFVQRNAGPPRQFQFGAAWKF
- a CDS encoding NupC/NupG family nucleoside CNT transporter → MAWLANLQGLVGLTVILLLAWLLSEDRRARPGWRWIGGALLLQLAIAFAVTRIPFVWTLVGFANSAVAAIEKATLVGSSYMFGYTGGAPIPFLLKPGAEPPVVIAFQILPLIIVFSAISALLWHWGVLRALVSGLSWALRKTLGVSGVVGLGGGATIFLGVVESPLVLRAWFDRMSRAELFMIMVMIMATISGAILILYATTLAKTVPNAVGHMIVASLISLPAAVLVARIMVPGDGSPGADAAEPDLAYESSIDAVIRGTMEGVQLVLAVIGIIIVVFALVNLADQLLALLPPANGAPLTLQRLFGWLFAPVMWAIGIPWEQAPAAGGLMGTKAILNEYVAYLGLAAMPAGTLDPRSLLITTYALSGVANLASVGLLVSTVATLAPARRRDVAELGMKSWVAGNMASAMTGAVIGLVTWA
- a CDS encoding CDP-alcohol phosphatidyltransferase family protein, which produces MFDARLRPLIDPPLNAMGRWLARRGIGADAISLMGILLGLAAAAAIALADYHAGLALILANRLLDGLDGAVARATRLTDFGGFLDIVGDFIFYVAVPVGFGIADPDNLLPALVLVAAFAVTGTSFLAYATLAAKQGLETQAHGRKSFFYNSGLAEGSETILCFILMAIFPSYFVPLAWGFAALCLLTVIQRTWIARQVFGSPDKEK
- a CDS encoding carboxymuconolactone decarboxylase family protein, which translates into the protein MPVFPSIEGEPALDKLFRRFPHAVLPLLEYHDRVLRDPSPLTVAERELIAAYVSGLNACTYCHGAHVVAARAFGIDSEIFEDLMADAASSKIDERLKPLLAYVAKLTRNPSQMCDADAEPVYAAGWSEEALFDAISICALFNFMNRIVEGAGIKGNPLAADRAEIEARMERMGGATSDPHRGEPIYARLAARWGIEPGRKD
- a CDS encoding Tn3 family transposase, producing the protein MPVSFLSDDQALRYGRFVGDPTSEQLARHFHLDDADRAFIGAHRGDHNRLGVAVQLGSLRLLGTFLEDPAQIPASVTRFAGDQLAIDGSAELMARYCATKGRWRHGPRIRIHYGYRVFSDPGVAFRLHRFLYALCWTGTDRPSALFDAAATWLLEFKVMLPGLSVLERDIARVRTRVAAHVHRRLVDKLTSEQRTRLDTLVAVAEDGRQSPLDRLRDGPYLQSGPEISRAIDRLTEIRTFTTGLPELDRVPPGKAAALARFAGAAKAQAVARLPDDRRAATLVAFIRTLEASASDDVIDLFDAVSTKMFSNARINAKEARMRSLRDLDAASLRLRDVGAVLLDDSIGDTEVRAAVFALVDRAALTEAVAQVNLLARPTDESYFVELRQQTGTMRYLPKMLAGLDLAAAPAGQPLLDAVDHLRRVHQGEKRRGPVPTSFVPKAWARQLKTADGAFDLIGYRLCTLDRLRRAIRRRDVFPVRSLRYADPRKGLLTGAGWEAARPTVCRTVGVAVAGDEEIAKLSARLDLAYRETAARVPDNDAVTITKTASAADLSIAPLDKIDEPLSLTNLHNAIDARLPRLDLPELILEMHARTGFGAAFTHASEGNARAEDIATTICAVLVAEATNTGFEPLVRSEVPALRRSRLSWVKQNFMRAETLTAANALLVAAHNRIPLTRAWGGGEVASADGLRFTVPVRTIHAGPNPRYFGRERGVTWYNLVSDRFSGLNAVTVPGTLRDSLHLLAVVLDQETELRPSEIMTDTAGYTDTIFGVFYLLGLQFSPRIADIGGARFWRVDGKADYGVLDDLASNRINTKLIVEHWDDLLRLAGSLKLGVVRATGLTRVLQTNDRPTKLARALQELGRLIKSLYMLRFIDDETYRRRILVQLNRGESRHQLARTVFHGKRGELRQRYREGQEDQLGALGLVVNLVVLWNTIYIDAALNQLRTEGHVILDEDVARLSPLGSQHINMLGRYAFTIPDMVARGELRPLRDPSVTGIDDA